Proteins encoded together in one uncultured Desulfosarcina sp. window:
- the yidC gene encoding membrane protein insertase YidC, with product MEQARLLLAIGLSFLVLFVWSMFFTEKPPVNQTAETETVEQAAMPVDRDEREQPPAAANETVQPAVKTAGTSQATEIQASREIKVETPFYNVRITTRGATVTSYVLNEYREAVEVDAPKKQLIPKEIQGGLFHASMSNRSIQGLEDAVFTVDRNESDIRVNEEKKSLALHWISKDGVTVSKIFTFDPQSYMIDLKIVLSNNGIERVADSLELSLRSPVMKDKGYGFVGPSALIDSKLEQVKAKKIEDKNEFNGKISWIGVEDRYFISSIIPGEETEGRMKLALNDETITNKLVNPAFELAPGSSKEFQFYLFMGPKSMDLLSHLGHGLDKALNFGFFDILAKPCLWFMNQIHSVIPNYGVAIILLTIFTKILLWPLGNKSYKSMSEMKKLQPLMTEIREKYKDDKQKMNQELMALYRTYKVNPMGGCLPMVLQIPVFFALYRMLYQAIELRHAPFFLWINDLSAPDRLFDFGFSIPFMEPPYGIPVLTIVMGATMLLQQKMSPPPGDPTQAKMMMLMPLVFTFIFINFSSGLVLYWLVNNVLSISQQYYVQKKNQ from the coding sequence ATGGAACAAGCTCGATTGCTTCTGGCCATAGGTCTATCTTTTCTGGTGCTTTTTGTTTGGAGCATGTTTTTTACGGAAAAGCCACCGGTTAACCAAACTGCGGAAACGGAGACGGTGGAACAAGCAGCAATGCCGGTGGACCGTGACGAACGGGAACAGCCACCGGCAGCGGCGAATGAAACTGTTCAGCCCGCAGTGAAGACTGCAGGGACGAGCCAGGCTACAGAGATCCAAGCGAGCCGTGAAATCAAGGTTGAAACCCCGTTTTACAATGTTCGTATCACCACCCGGGGTGCCACCGTAACCAGCTATGTTTTAAACGAATATCGGGAGGCCGTCGAAGTTGACGCACCCAAAAAGCAGCTGATCCCCAAAGAAATTCAAGGCGGCCTTTTTCATGCATCCATGTCTAATCGATCTATCCAAGGCCTGGAAGATGCCGTTTTCACCGTAGACAGGAACGAAAGTGATATTCGGGTCAATGAAGAAAAAAAATCGCTGGCGCTTCATTGGATATCAAAGGACGGTGTTACCGTCAGCAAGATTTTTACTTTCGACCCGCAATCCTACATGATCGACTTGAAGATCGTTTTGTCTAACAATGGAATTGAGAGGGTCGCCGACAGCCTTGAGCTTTCTTTAAGAAGCCCCGTTATGAAAGACAAAGGATATGGTTTTGTGGGGCCGAGCGCGCTGATCGACAGTAAATTGGAACAGGTAAAAGCCAAGAAGATAGAGGACAAAAACGAGTTCAACGGAAAAATAAGTTGGATTGGCGTCGAGGATCGTTACTTTATTTCAAGCATCATCCCCGGAGAGGAAACAGAGGGGAGGATGAAATTGGCGCTGAACGACGAAACGATTACCAACAAACTGGTGAATCCGGCTTTTGAATTGGCTCCCGGATCTTCAAAGGAATTTCAGTTTTACCTCTTTATGGGTCCGAAGAGCATGGACCTGCTTAGCCATTTGGGACACGGATTGGATAAGGCCCTGAATTTTGGGTTTTTCGATATTCTAGCCAAGCCCTGTCTCTGGTTCATGAATCAGATCCACAGCGTGATTCCAAATTATGGTGTCGCGATTATTTTACTGACCATTTTTACCAAGATTCTTCTCTGGCCGCTGGGAAACAAGAGCTACAAATCCATGAGCGAGATGAAGAAACTCCAACCCTTGATGACCGAAATAAGGGAAAAATACAAAGACGACAAACAGAAGATGAACCAGGAGTTGATGGCATTGTACCGAACGTACAAAGTCAACCCAATGGGGGGCTGTCTTCCAATGGTTCTTCAGATCCCAGTATTCTTTGCGCTATACCGGATGCTTTACCAGGCGATCGAACTGCGGCACGCGCCATTTTTTCTATGGATCAATGACTTGTCTGCACCGGATCGGCTTTTCGATTTCGGCTTTTCCATTCCCTTTATGGAACCGCCTTATGGGATTCCCGTTTTGACAATCGTTATGGGAGCAACCATGCTGCTTCAGCAAAAAATGTCTCCCCCTCCCGGCGACCCCACCCAGGCGAAAATGATGATGCTCATGCCGCTGGTTTTTACCTTTATTTTTATCAATTTTTCCTCTGGACTGGTTCTTTACTGGCTTGTCAATAACGTGCTCTCCATCAGCCAGCAGTACTATGTCCAAAAAAAGAATCAATAG
- the jag gene encoding RNA-binding cell elongation regulator Jag/EloR codes for MPEVIEFQGKDVEQALKNASDTLNIPKSKIKHEVIAYGSTGIFGLVGVKKAKIKVFVQKKNVENQQRKEPEPAETQAKKNDFKEKEKTTDAEQSEVGLPVDEASIAYGKQALETIVTSISEEADIRCEQEKGKLIYRISGGKSGVLIGKRGQTLEAIQYLLEKMVNKKSDNRIRVLVDVEGYLAKRKSNLQQMAMRMAEKAKRTKKPVTIGQMNSHDRRIVHIQLKDEKGVRTQSLGDGYYRKLMIFPKRQGFRKKKTSNSQ; via the coding sequence ATGCCCGAGGTAATCGAATTTCAAGGAAAAGATGTAGAACAGGCGTTAAAGAACGCCAGTGACACCCTAAATATTCCAAAATCGAAAATTAAGCATGAAGTTATCGCATATGGATCAACGGGAATTTTCGGGCTCGTTGGTGTAAAAAAAGCAAAAATAAAGGTTTTCGTACAGAAGAAAAACGTTGAGAACCAACAACGTAAAGAGCCGGAACCAGCGGAAACGCAAGCAAAGAAAAACGATTTCAAAGAAAAAGAAAAAACTACGGATGCCGAGCAATCCGAAGTGGGGCTTCCTGTCGATGAAGCGTCGATTGCCTATGGTAAACAGGCATTGGAAACAATCGTAACAAGCATATCAGAAGAGGCCGACATTCGATGCGAGCAGGAGAAGGGAAAACTGATTTATAGAATCTCCGGTGGTAAAAGCGGCGTATTGATCGGCAAAAGAGGACAAACGCTGGAAGCGATTCAGTATCTGCTTGAAAAGATGGTCAACAAAAAAAGTGACAATCGAATCCGCGTGCTTGTGGATGTAGAAGGTTACTTGGCCAAGCGTAAAAGCAATCTTCAACAGATGGCAATGCGGATGGCAGAAAAAGCGAAAAGAACGAAAAAGCCGGTGACCATTGGCCAGATGAATTCCCATGACCGGAGGATTGTGCATATCCAGCTAAAAGATGAAAAAGGCGTTCGCACGCAGAGTTTAGGAGATGGGTATTATCGAAAATTGATGATTTTTCCTAAAAGGCAGGGCTTTAGGAAAAAGAAGACCTCGAACAGCCAATAA
- the mnmE gene encoding tRNA uridine-5-carboxymethylaminomethyl(34) synthesis GTPase MnmE: MNSSTIAAISTPVGPGGIGIIRISGPESLNILKRVFVRESNDAEFYSHRVYYGKIFDPKKGLLIDEALAIFMQAPKSFTREDVVELQSHSGFVVLDRILSAVLDSGASLAEAGEFTKRAFLNGRIDLSQAEAVIDMISAPCEAAVHIASQQMSGLLKESVEDIRSALMGLRTRIEAKLEFFEEGSTSEDQDFVLKSIKREILPKIEKLIQNQKDSAIYRDGILLSIAGLPNVGKSSLLNQLVQKETAIVSEVPGTTRDIVREYLTIQGVPIVLCDTAGLHDSIDPVECLGIERTRNQIQQSDTILFVIDASRPLMDEEKRLIESLKTKRTFFLLNKIDISDKNRVDALKTQIQQDKVVTISAKTGEGIDALKDMLFRGIVESDFVKHHEVGIPNIRQRKLLEKAAEKLKRCNREIVKGISEDMVSEGLKEVVAIMENIIGSRDREDLYDTIFSQFCIGK; the protein is encoded by the coding sequence ATGAACTCTTCCACGATTGCCGCTATTTCAACCCCCGTAGGACCTGGAGGCATTGGCATTATAAGAATTTCGGGTCCTGAATCGTTGAACATTTTGAAACGCGTTTTTGTCCGGGAAAGCAATGATGCCGAGTTTTATTCCCACCGCGTTTATTATGGAAAAATTTTTGATCCAAAAAAAGGACTTTTGATTGACGAGGCATTGGCGATCTTCATGCAGGCACCAAAAAGCTTCACCCGGGAAGACGTTGTTGAGTTGCAGTCGCATTCCGGTTTTGTTGTTTTGGACCGCATTTTAAGCGCTGTTCTGGATAGCGGGGCGTCGTTGGCCGAGGCCGGCGAATTTACCAAAAGAGCTTTTCTGAACGGTAGAATCGATTTGAGTCAAGCGGAAGCCGTAATCGACATGATCTCGGCACCTTGTGAGGCAGCCGTTCATATAGCCAGCCAACAAATGTCGGGGTTGCTAAAAGAAAGCGTCGAAGATATCCGTTCAGCATTAATGGGGTTGCGAACCCGGATTGAAGCTAAGTTGGAGTTTTTTGAAGAGGGCTCTACGTCAGAGGATCAAGATTTCGTTCTTAAGTCGATAAAACGGGAGATACTCCCTAAAATCGAAAAGCTCATTCAAAACCAGAAAGATTCCGCCATCTACCGAGATGGCATACTGTTATCCATAGCGGGCCTGCCCAATGTTGGAAAATCGAGCTTGTTGAATCAGTTGGTTCAAAAAGAAACGGCAATTGTGTCGGAGGTGCCCGGAACGACGCGAGACATCGTAAGGGAATATTTAACCATCCAAGGGGTGCCTATTGTTCTTTGCGATACGGCAGGGCTTCACGACAGCATCGATCCTGTAGAATGCCTGGGGATCGAAAGAACCAGAAACCAGATTCAGCAATCGGATACCATCTTGTTTGTTATAGACGCCTCCCGCCCTTTGATGGACGAAGAAAAGCGTTTGATCGAATCATTGAAAACGAAGCGAACATTTTTCTTGCTCAATAAAATCGATATTTCTGATAAAAATAGAGTTGATGCGTTAAAAACACAGATCCAGCAGGACAAAGTGGTAACCATATCCGCAAAAACCGGAGAGGGAATAGATGCGCTCAAAGATATGCTGTTCAGGGGAATTGTGGAAAGTGATTTCGTAAAGCATCACGAAGTCGGCATTCCTAATATCAGGCAGCGGAAATTGCTGGAAAAAGCCGCTGAAAAACTTAAACGATGCAACAGGGAAATCGTAAAAGGAATCTCGGAGGACATGGTTTCAGAAGGCCTGAAAGAAGTGGTGGCTATTATGGAGAATATCATTGGAAGCAGGGATCGCGAAGATCTCTATGATACGATTTTCAGCCAATTTTGCATCGGCAAATAG
- a CDS encoding YkgJ family cysteine cluster protein yields MIAELEPIFEKYEAIVKQVDEVFEKVRSDHPDCVKCTLECADCCHALFDLSLVEAIYINRKFLETLEDKKADILEEANRIDRRLHQMKRKAFKAVENGQKAEEQVVLEMAAERSRCPLLNKENRCDLYAFRPITCRLYGIPTAIDGRGHTCGLSGFKEGVSYPTVNLDAVNAKLKDLSQEIVTVLRSKHVKMGDVLMPVSMALLTVFDKEYLGVPSEDTKEPTEEQD; encoded by the coding sequence ATGATCGCTGAACTGGAGCCTATTTTCGAAAAATACGAGGCCATCGTTAAACAAGTTGATGAGGTTTTTGAAAAGGTGCGTTCCGACCACCCGGATTGTGTGAAGTGTACGTTGGAATGTGCGGATTGTTGCCATGCCCTTTTCGACCTTTCCCTGGTGGAGGCGATTTACATCAATCGCAAGTTTCTGGAAACGCTTGAAGATAAAAAGGCGGACATCCTTGAGGAGGCCAACCGGATCGACCGAAGGCTTCACCAAATGAAAAGAAAAGCGTTTAAAGCTGTAGAAAACGGTCAGAAAGCCGAAGAACAGGTCGTTTTGGAAATGGCGGCGGAGCGGTCGCGATGCCCCTTGTTGAATAAAGAAAACCGCTGCGACTTGTATGCTTTCCGGCCGATAACCTGCCGATTGTACGGCATTCCAACCGCCATCGATGGACGGGGGCATACGTGCGGCTTGTCGGGGTTTAAAGAGGGGGTGTCGTACCCAACGGTGAATCTGGATGCCGTCAATGCCAAGCTGAAAGACCTATCTCAGGAGATCGTCACGGTTTTACGGTCAAAACATGTGAAAATGGGCGATGTTCTCATGCCTGTTTCCATGGCGCTTTTGACCGTTTTCGACAAAGAATATTTGGGGGTTCCGTCTGAGGACACAAAGGAGCCCACCGAGGAACAGGATTAG
- a CDS encoding 50S ribosomal protein L11 methyltransferase, with amino-acid sequence MDSLDHQILHYISESRNSVSFRRLHQRFKYVHQLEAKPLKQAVKRLVQEGRLCYRTDFGSTYLDIAMNGPVKISEHVFLKPPASRSIAGQGEWEILLEKGAAFGRGDHPTTRLAIQLIDDLLHDTFWKEKKHSIMAIDIGTGSGVLAIVAAVIGVGRVKAVDIDPCAIFEARANIQLNKMEKQVVLIDDLQQVDSGCCDLILANLRTPTLMGFLPKILDLASIDSTLIFSGMRTDETVFVCDRYRAAGFFQVKLCSEKDWSALILSRGDFLRDTGKRTLGY; translated from the coding sequence ATGGACAGCCTGGACCATCAAATTCTTCATTATATCTCTGAGTCTCGCAACAGCGTCAGTTTTCGGCGTTTACATCAACGGTTCAAATACGTCCACCAATTGGAAGCAAAACCGTTGAAACAGGCCGTCAAGCGCCTGGTTCAAGAGGGACGGCTTTGCTATCGCACCGATTTCGGCAGTACCTACCTCGATATCGCCATGAATGGCCCGGTGAAGATCTCTGAACATGTTTTTCTCAAACCACCAGCGAGCCGTTCAATTGCCGGCCAGGGAGAATGGGAAATTCTCCTGGAGAAAGGCGCTGCCTTCGGACGTGGCGATCACCCGACGACGCGTTTAGCCATCCAACTGATCGATGACCTTCTGCACGATACGTTCTGGAAGGAGAAAAAGCATTCGATAATGGCCATCGATATTGGAACCGGATCGGGGGTGTTGGCCATCGTTGCAGCAGTAATCGGGGTGGGAAGAGTCAAAGCGGTAGACATCGACCCGTGTGCGATTTTTGAAGCTCGGGCCAACATCCAATTGAACAAAATGGAAAAACAGGTGGTGTTGATCGACGATCTTCAGCAGGTTGACAGCGGGTGTTGTGATCTGATTTTGGCCAATCTTCGGACGCCGACCCTGATGGGCTTTCTTCCAAAAATTCTGGATTTGGCCTCAATCGATAGTACGCTCATTTTTTCAGGAATGCGTACAGACGAAACCGTCTTTGTGTGTGATCGATATCGAGCCGCCGGTTTTTTTCAGGTTAAATTGTGTTCGGAAAAGGACTGGAGCGCGTTAATCCTCTCCAGAGGCGATTTCCTGAGGGATACTGGCAAACGCACACTGGGATATTGA
- a CDS encoding antibiotic biosynthesis monooxygenase, whose product MIAKIIIKRRFADENRPQILSLLNKIRTIAMDQPGYISGETLMQKDFPENMAVIATWQNMESWLAWKNSEERKTYEAMLEIYQTRPTQYEEYHLGTSFASEK is encoded by the coding sequence ATGATCGCCAAAATTATTATCAAACGCCGTTTCGCCGATGAGAACCGCCCTCAAATTCTATCTCTGCTTAACAAAATCCGGACCATCGCCATGGATCAACCGGGCTATATTTCCGGGGAAACACTCATGCAGAAGGACTTCCCCGAAAACATGGCTGTCATCGCAACGTGGCAGAATATGGAATCCTGGTTGGCCTGGAAAAACAGTGAGGAGCGCAAAACCTATGAAGCCATGCTGGAGATTTATCAGACACGGCCAACCCAGTATGAGGAATATCACCTGGGCACCTCGTTTGCGTCAGAAAAATAG
- a CDS encoding sodium ion-translocating decarboxylase subunit beta: MDLLVQFLTNTGYYLADYRHFLMWGVGILFVYLAIAKEYEPLLLLPIGFGVLVGNVPFFKGFGLGIYEPNSVLHYLYFGVTTGVYPSIVFLGLGAMTDFSSLLARPKLMLLGAAAQMGIFFTLLSALALGFLPKEAASIAIIGGADGPTSIFLTAKLAPHLIGPIAIAAYSYMALIPLIQPPIMKLLTTKAERRIHMPDPRPVSRQELLIFPVIGLFLCCFLAPASIPLLGTFFFGNLLKVSCVVDRLAKTASNAIIDTATIFLGFTVGASTQADVFLTTKSIGIFFLGAIAFSIATASGLIFAKIMNLFLKEKINPLLGAAGVSAVPGSAREVHLMGQKEDPSNFLLMHAMACNSSGVIGSAICAGILWSFMV; this comes from the coding sequence ATGGATCTATTGGTTCAATTTCTCACGAATACTGGATACTATCTTGCCGACTACCGGCATTTTTTGATGTGGGGAGTTGGTATTCTTTTCGTTTATCTTGCCATTGCCAAAGAATACGAACCCCTACTGCTTCTGCCCATCGGTTTTGGCGTCCTCGTTGGAAACGTTCCCTTTTTCAAAGGCTTCGGGTTGGGGATCTATGAGCCCAACAGTGTTTTGCACTACCTTTATTTCGGTGTCACCACCGGCGTCTATCCGTCCATTGTATTTTTAGGGTTGGGAGCGATGACGGACTTTTCATCCCTGCTGGCCCGGCCAAAGCTGATGCTTTTGGGTGCTGCGGCCCAGATGGGAATTTTCTTTACCTTGCTGAGCGCCCTGGCCCTGGGATTTCTCCCTAAAGAGGCCGCCTCCATTGCCATTATCGGCGGTGCCGATGGACCGACCTCCATCTTTCTGACCGCAAAGCTGGCCCCCCATCTGATCGGACCCATTGCCATTGCGGCATACTCTTACATGGCGCTGATTCCACTTATTCAACCGCCGATCATGAAACTGCTGACGACCAAAGCCGAACGCCGCATCCATATGCCCGACCCACGTCCGGTTTCCCGGCAGGAGCTGTTGATCTTCCCAGTTATCGGGCTGTTTTTATGCTGCTTTTTGGCTCCCGCATCGATTCCTCTGCTGGGTACCTTCTTTTTCGGCAACCTGCTGAAAGTCAGCTGCGTGGTCGACCGCCTTGCCAAGACCGCCAGCAACGCCATCATCGATACCGCCACGATCTTTCTCGGATTCACCGTAGGCGCAAGTACTCAGGCTGACGTTTTTCTAACCACCAAATCCATCGGCATCTTTTTCCTGGGTGCTATCGCGTTCAGCATTGCCACGGCTTCCGGATTGATTTTTGCCAAAATCATGAATCTTTTTTTAAAGGAAAAAATAAATCCTTTGCTGGGTGCTGCCGGCGTTTCCGCTGTACCCGGCTCCGCCCGGGAAGTCCATCTGATGGGACAAAAAGAGGATCCTTCCAACTTTCTGCTGATGCACGCGATGGCCTGCAACTCCTCCGGCGTCATCGGCTCTGCTATCTGTGCAGGCATTTTGTGGAGCTTTATGGTCTGA
- a CDS encoding OadG family transporter subunit: MYGLAAIQQANGWAMAGAGACIVLSGLAVLSFLISMLPRFTSLIEKNPKPAPAPPVAKPKVVKPAPETLPDDLETVAGIYKVLTEEIGEVFSLVDLHRKTKEMQLPHPHLSINRLREAGILVPKGDGNFSWQPSSE; encoded by the coding sequence ATGTACGGGTTAGCAGCCATCCAGCAAGCCAATGGATGGGCGATGGCCGGCGCAGGTGCCTGCATCGTACTTTCCGGCCTTGCCGTGCTTTCGTTTTTAATTTCCATGCTCCCGCGATTTACCTCGCTGATCGAAAAGAACCCGAAACCTGCACCAGCGCCCCCTGTGGCAAAACCCAAAGTGGTGAAGCCTGCGCCGGAAACCCTGCCGGACGATCTTGAAACCGTTGCCGGGATTTACAAGGTGCTGACCGAAGAAATTGGAGAAGTGTTCTCGCTGGTTGACCTCCATCGAAAAACCAAAGAGATGCAGCTGCCACACCCGCATCTAAGCATCAATCGACTCAGAGAAGCGGGAATACTGGTTCCTAAAGGTGACGGCAACTTCTCATGGCAACCCTCTTCCGAATAA
- a CDS encoding BMP family ABC transporter substrate-binding protein — translation MKSWKKGRAQIAWILFLSVAVLMTVSCGDQGANKELAEKVNQLTQKVDQLSKQVETLTQQVGASPDKAAAPTAAKELKAGYVYVGPVGDYGWSHAHDVGRKYAEKQLPWLSGVYIESVAEADSARIIDRFVQEEKCDVVFTTSFGYMDDTIKAGQKYPDTTFMHCSGFKQAKNVGTYFADLYQMYYLNGLMAGALTKSNKVGYVGAFPIPEVVRHIDAFALGIKAVNPKAEVHVRWIYAWYGPDKAREAAEALIAEGCDALAFTEDTPAVIEVGQEHSEKGKQIYTFSHYSPMEPYGKDSVVSGQLVDWGVMYEQILKDIHDGTWTNKDYWWLAAEKAVVLGGSFDDPINPKFIDALKAVSTETKDFGTLSVYDLVLKRYDQMKQGVDVFDPFVGPISDNTGKLQIEDGQQASKADLLSIMYYVDNVVGTIPK, via the coding sequence ATGAAGTCTTGGAAAAAAGGGCGAGCACAGATTGCATGGATCTTGTTTCTTTCAGTCGCGGTGCTCATGACGGTTTCGTGCGGCGATCAAGGCGCCAACAAAGAGCTGGCAGAGAAAGTCAATCAGTTAACCCAGAAGGTCGATCAGTTATCCAAGCAGGTTGAGACGCTGACCCAGCAGGTGGGCGCCTCGCCCGATAAGGCGGCAGCACCGACCGCAGCGAAAGAACTCAAAGCGGGTTATGTCTATGTCGGTCCGGTGGGCGATTATGGATGGTCCCATGCCCACGACGTCGGCAGAAAATACGCGGAAAAGCAGCTGCCCTGGTTGAGCGGCGTTTACATCGAGTCCGTCGCCGAGGCCGACTCCGCCCGGATCATCGACCGTTTCGTCCAGGAGGAAAAGTGTGATGTGGTTTTCACCACGAGCTTCGGCTATATGGACGATACCATCAAGGCCGGCCAGAAGTATCCGGACACGACCTTCATGCACTGTTCCGGTTTCAAGCAGGCCAAAAACGTGGGGACCTATTTTGCCGATCTCTACCAGATGTACTATCTCAACGGCCTGATGGCCGGCGCGCTGACCAAAAGCAACAAAGTCGGCTATGTGGGGGCGTTTCCGATTCCGGAGGTGGTTCGCCACATCGACGCCTTCGCCTTGGGTATCAAGGCGGTCAACCCCAAAGCCGAAGTACATGTCCGCTGGATTTACGCCTGGTATGGCCCGGACAAGGCCAGAGAGGCCGCTGAAGCACTGATCGCGGAAGGCTGCGATGCCCTGGCGTTTACCGAGGATACGCCGGCGGTCATCGAGGTTGGCCAGGAGCATTCGGAAAAAGGAAAGCAGATTTACACGTTCAGCCACTACAGCCCCATGGAGCCTTATGGCAAGGATTCCGTGGTTTCCGGGCAGCTGGTGGATTGGGGGGTGATGTATGAGCAGATCCTCAAAGACATCCATGACGGCACCTGGACAAACAAGGACTACTGGTGGCTGGCCGCAGAGAAAGCCGTTGTCCTGGGCGGTTCTTTCGATGACCCCATCAACCCCAAGTTTATAGATGCGTTGAAGGCGGTTTCCACGGAAACGAAGGACTTTGGAACGCTGTCCGTTTATGATCTGGTTCTCAAACGTTATGACCAGATGAAACAGGGGGTCGATGTCTTCGATCCGTTCGTCGGTCCCATTTCCGACAATACCGGTAAGCTCCAGATTGAGGACGGCCAACAGGCCTCCAAAGCAGACCTGCTGAGCATCATGTACTATGTGGATAATGTTGTGGGGACTATTCCAAAATAA
- a CDS encoding ABC transporter ATP-binding protein codes for MKPMETLEMIDISKSFQGVRANDNINLKVSSGEILGLLGENGAGKTTLMNILYGLYQPDSGDIRINGRRVTIDSPKASLEHGIGMVHQHFMLVQNHSVIENIALGYARAPVLFPQKKIRDHILSFSQKFNFDIDPDKKIWQLSAGEQQRVEIVKALVNGARLLILDEPTSVLTPQETRDFFQILERMRAEGQLIILISHKLDEIKNLCDRVTVLRKGQVVGHADTSGLDKREMARMMIGRDVVFSFSREKMPREEKVLEVRELTVDGDKGYPVVKGVSFDVYRNEILGIAGVSGNGQREMVEAITGLRLATSGSIAVNGVDITNQSPRKIHNNGVSHVPEERIRFGIAPNLFLYENAILKQHHEKKFSRRAFLAYGRIKAHTKQLIKDFQVATPSINVQTKNLSGGNIQKLILGREIADRPDLLVASHPTYGLDVGATEYLRNQLLKRREEGGAVLLVSEDLDEIFELCDRIAVIFQGRFMGILESDDPRRADIGLMMAGTKEFEPKDEAHAARHSH; via the coding sequence ATGAAACCAATGGAAACGCTGGAAATGATAGATATTTCAAAGTCATTTCAAGGCGTTCGTGCGAACGACAACATTAACCTTAAGGTATCTTCCGGTGAAATATTAGGTCTGCTGGGCGAAAACGGGGCCGGCAAAACCACATTGATGAACATTTTGTACGGTCTCTATCAACCCGACTCCGGCGATATCCGGATCAACGGTCGCCGCGTCACCATCGATTCCCCCAAGGCATCCCTCGAACACGGCATCGGCATGGTTCACCAGCATTTCATGCTGGTTCAAAATCATTCGGTGATCGAAAATATTGCCCTGGGGTATGCCCGGGCTCCGGTTTTGTTTCCACAGAAAAAAATCCGCGACCATATTCTATCCTTTTCCCAAAAGTTCAACTTCGATATCGATCCGGACAAAAAGATCTGGCAGCTTTCCGCCGGTGAACAGCAGCGGGTGGAGATTGTAAAAGCCCTGGTTAACGGCGCCCGCCTGCTAATTCTGGACGAACCCACCTCAGTTCTCACGCCCCAGGAAACCCGGGATTTTTTCCAAATCCTCGAGCGCATGCGAGCGGAAGGCCAGTTGATCATCCTCATCAGCCACAAGCTGGACGAGATAAAAAATCTGTGCGACCGGGTGACCGTTCTGCGCAAGGGCCAAGTGGTTGGTCATGCCGATACCAGCGGGCTGGACAAGCGTGAAATGGCGCGCATGATGATCGGCAGGGATGTGGTATTTTCCTTTTCAAGAGAGAAAATGCCCCGGGAAGAGAAAGTGCTGGAGGTGAGAGAACTGACGGTTGACGGCGATAAGGGGTATCCGGTCGTCAAGGGGGTTTCCTTCGATGTTTACAGAAACGAAATCCTGGGCATTGCCGGCGTTTCCGGCAACGGCCAACGCGAAATGGTGGAAGCCATCACCGGGTTGCGCCTTGCGACCTCCGGCAGTATTGCCGTCAACGGCGTCGATATCACCAATCAGTCTCCCAGGAAGATCCATAATAACGGCGTATCTCATGTTCCCGAAGAGCGCATCCGGTTCGGCATCGCACCCAATCTTTTTTTATATGAAAATGCCATCCTCAAACAGCACCACGAGAAAAAGTTTTCCCGGCGGGCGTTTCTGGCCTACGGCCGGATCAAGGCCCACACCAAACAGTTGATCAAGGATTTTCAGGTGGCCACGCCTTCCATCAACGTCCAGACCAAAAACCTTTCCGGCGGAAACATCCAGAAGCTGATTCTGGGCCGCGAGATTGCCGACCGGCCGGATCTTTTGGTGGCCTCCCACCCGACTTACGGGCTCGATGTGGGCGCAACGGAATACCTGCGCAACCAATTGCTCAAGCGCAGGGAAGAAGGCGGCGCGGTGCTGCTGGTATCCGAAGACCTGGACGAAATCTTCGAGCTTTGCGACCGCATTGCCGTTATTTTCCAGGGTCGTTTCATGGGGATTCTCGAGTCGGACGACCCCCGACGTGCCGACATCGGATTGATGATGGCCGGAACCAAAGAGTTCGAACCGAAAGACGAGGCTCATGCTGCGCGTCACAGTCACTGA